One window of Desulfuromonas sp. genomic DNA carries:
- a CDS encoding DNA-binding response regulator — translation MRTRILIAEDDASLRVGLVDLLEAEGYSIIIAENGQLALDKYREAKPDLVILDVMMPEMSGYDVCREIRKEDSRTPILMLTAKGEEIDKVVGLELGADDYVTKPFGLYELRARVAAVLRRSANTPAESGAQLPDTFVIGRSEINRKTYEVFRGELRNELTARELKLLEFFYSRPNEVLSRNDLLNAAWGVDYFGTTRTLDQHMAQLRKKIESDPAAPMFLLTVHGVGYKYRPV, via the coding sequence ATGCGTACACGGATCCTGATCGCTGAAGATGATGCCAGCCTCCGGGTCGGACTGGTTGACCTACTCGAAGCAGAAGGTTATTCGATTATTATTGCCGAAAATGGTCAGCTGGCGCTTGATAAATATCGCGAGGCAAAACCTGACCTCGTAATCCTCGATGTCATGATGCCGGAAATGAGCGGCTACGATGTTTGCCGCGAGATCCGCAAGGAGGACAGTCGGACGCCGATCCTGATGCTGACCGCCAAGGGCGAGGAAATCGACAAGGTGGTCGGTCTCGAACTCGGTGCCGATGATTACGTGACCAAGCCGTTCGGTCTTTACGAACTCCGGGCCCGTGTTGCCGCCGTTCTGCGGCGATCAGCCAATACCCCGGCTGAATCGGGCGCTCAATTGCCGGATACATTTGTGATCGGCCGGTCTGAAATTAACCGGAAAACGTACGAGGTCTTTCGCGGTGAACTGCGCAACGAACTGACAGCGCGTGAACTGAAACTGCTGGAGTTTTTTTACAGCCGCCCGAATGAAGTGTTGTCACGCAATGATCTTTTAAACGCTGCCTGGGGGGTTGATTACTTCGGTACGACCCGGACCCTCGATCAGCACATGGCACAACTGCGTAAAAAGATCGAATCGGATCCGGCCGCACCGATGTTTTTGCTGACTGTGCACGGGGTCGGGTACAAGTACCGACCGGTCTAA
- a CDS encoding glutathione-dependent reductase: MLVNGKWTKDWQPVQDKDNAGRFLRQRSSIRNWVTPDGRSGPTGGDGFPAAADRYHLYVALICPWACRTLFVRKILGLEQTISVSIASPVMTPQGWKFGSYPGATVDHLHDSTYMHELYTRQDPVYTGRATVPVLWDKQRGCMVNNESADILRMLNSAFTDYSNNAIDFYPPDLRSEIDKLNHFYYEKLNNGVYRAGFATSQKAYEEAYDEVFSALDDLERRLQGNGGPFVFGRHLTETDVRLFVTLVRFDVAYHGIFKCNKKRIKDYPNISRYLNNIYQLTGVASTVSFDHIKTGYYSLKDLNPNGIIPKGPEPLPVV, encoded by the coding sequence ATGCTGGTAAATGGCAAGTGGACAAAAGACTGGCAACCGGTTCAGGACAAGGACAATGCTGGCCGATTCTTGCGCCAGCGCTCCTCGATCCGGAACTGGGTCACTCCCGATGGGCGTTCCGGTCCGACCGGCGGCGATGGATTTCCGGCAGCAGCCGACCGTTATCACCTCTACGTCGCCCTGATCTGCCCCTGGGCTTGCCGCACCCTGTTCGTGCGCAAGATTCTCGGGCTCGAACAGACTATCTCTGTTTCGATAGCCTCTCCGGTTATGACGCCACAGGGCTGGAAGTTCGGGAGCTACCCCGGAGCGACCGTCGATCATCTGCACGATTCAACATACATGCATGAACTCTACACCCGCCAGGATCCGGTTTATACCGGCAGAGCCACCGTCCCGGTACTCTGGGACAAACAACGGGGCTGCATGGTCAACAATGAGTCTGCCGATATTTTGAGAATGCTGAACTCGGCCTTCACTGACTATTCCAATAACGCGATCGACTTTTACCCGCCGGATTTACGTTCAGAGATCGACAAATTGAACCATTTTTACTACGAAAAGCTGAACAACGGGGTCTATCGGGCAGGATTTGCAACGAGCCAGAAAGCCTATGAAGAGGCTTATGATGAAGTCTTTTCTGCTCTGGATGACCTTGAAAGAAGGCTGCAGGGAAACGGCGGCCCATTCGTCTTTGGCCGGCACCTGACCGAAACTGACGTCCGGCTGTTTGTCACCCTGGTCCGCTTCGACGTTGCCTACCATGGAATATTCAAATGCAACAAGAAAAGGATCAAGGACTATCCGAACATATCAAGGTATCTGAACAATATCTACCAATTGACCGGTGTTGCCAGTACGGTCAGTTTTGATCATATCAAAACAGGCTACTATTCCTTAAAAGACCTGAACCCGAACGGGATTATCCCCAAAGGTCCGGAGCCGCTGCCCGTTGTCTGA
- a CDS encoding transcriptional regulator, translating to MTLDQLRMLVKIRDTGSVLAAAEALYRTQPTVSVAIRKLEDELGVQLLDRDQYRACLTPAGETLCRKARSVIARSDELSALAEHLASGYEPELNIAIEASCPMPLILEVLKNVERIYPQTRFNLMAENIWGALSRLKEGEADLAISPWFVEDTSLESKTMLHETMIAVASPQFPPLKSGAPLVYQSMKEAVQVIVKDSSRLPKEKKIGVIEEGRHWLVNDHYTKKEILLAGMGWGRLQHHLIEKELAEGKLVPLTIRNYESTLDIEIRIARRLDRTAGPVAAELWNEFKVIC from the coding sequence ATGACTCTCGATCAATTAAGAATGCTGGTGAAAATCAGGGACACCGGCTCCGTACTGGCTGCCGCCGAGGCTCTGTATCGGACCCAGCCGACAGTCAGTGTTGCGATTCGCAAGCTGGAGGATGAGCTCGGGGTTCAGCTTCTTGACAGAGATCAGTATCGGGCCTGTTTGACACCGGCCGGCGAGACCCTCTGTCGCAAAGCCCGTTCGGTTATCGCCCGGTCGGATGAGTTGTCGGCTTTAGCGGAGCACCTGGCGTCCGGTTATGAGCCTGAGCTCAATATTGCTATTGAAGCGAGCTGCCCGATGCCTTTGATCCTGGAGGTGCTGAAAAATGTTGAACGAATCTATCCGCAAACCCGATTTAATCTGATGGCAGAAAACATCTGGGGCGCCTTGAGTCGGCTGAAGGAGGGTGAGGCCGACCTGGCAATCTCTCCATGGTTTGTTGAAGATACGTCACTGGAATCCAAGACCATGTTGCACGAAACGATGATCGCGGTAGCGTCCCCACAATTCCCGCCATTAAAGTCGGGTGCTCCGCTTGTTTATCAAAGCATGAAAGAGGCGGTTCAGGTGATCGTCAAGGATAGCAGTCGGTTGCCGAAGGAGAAGAAAATCGGGGTCATAGAAGAGGGCCGGCACTGGCTGGTCAATGACCACTACACGAAAAAGGAGATCTTGCTTGCCGGCATGGGTTGGGGCCGACTTCAGCACCATCTGATTGAAAAAGAGCTGGCCGAAGGCAAGCTGGTTCCATTAACGATCAGAAACTATGAGAGTACGCTCGATATTGAAATTCGTATCGCCCGCCGACTTGACAGAACAGCCGGGCCGGTTGCAGCAGAATTGTGGAACGAGTTCAAGGTTATCTGTTGA
- a CDS encoding rubrerythrin family protein, with translation MSSLKGTKTEHNLLAAFAGESQARSRYTYYAGVARKEGYRQIEALFLETAYNELQHAKQFFKYLEGGMVEITASYPAGVIGNTAENLKAAAAGENEEWTELYPQAAKIADEEGFHDVAKTFRAIAKVEESHENRYRKLLVNVENGTVFQKEQSVSWKCRNCGFIHEGTHALDKCPACAHPRDHFEMFVETY, from the coding sequence ATGAGCAGTTTAAAAGGAACCAAAACAGAACATAACCTGTTGGCCGCTTTTGCAGGTGAGTCCCAGGCGAGAAGCCGTTACACCTATTACGCCGGGGTCGCCCGTAAAGAAGGGTACCGGCAAATTGAGGCCCTGTTTCTTGAAACAGCCTACAACGAACTGCAGCATGCCAAACAGTTTTTCAAGTATCTTGAAGGCGGGATGGTCGAAATTACCGCGAGCTATCCGGCCGGAGTCATCGGCAACACAGCCGAGAACCTGAAGGCAGCCGCTGCCGGAGAGAACGAAGAATGGACTGAACTTTATCCGCAAGCCGCCAAAATTGCCGACGAGGAAGGATTTCACGACGTCGCCAAAACCTTCCGGGCGATCGCCAAGGTAGAAGAAAGTCATGAAAACCGCTATCGGAAATTATTGGTGAATGTTGAAAATGGAACCGTCTTTCAGAAAGAACAATCGGTATCGTGGAAGTGTCGCAACTGCGGCTTTATCCATGAAGGGACTCATGCCCTCGACAAGTGCCCGGCCTGTGCACATCCCAGAGACCATTTCGAGATGTTTGTCGAGACATACTGA
- a CDS encoding hemerythrin — protein MFVWKEKYVLGIGEIDKQHKALVDLINRLFSAMQSGAGKDVLEETLNGLVDYTRHHFMTEEILMGNYDFPDVDAHKMEHRKFAEEVEAFRQDFQSGNTGISIQLISFLRDWLDSHICETDYKYGEYLRGQGAR, from the coding sequence ATGTTTGTCTGGAAAGAAAAATACGTTCTTGGTATTGGTGAAATCGATAAGCAGCACAAGGCTCTGGTCGACTTAATTAACCGCTTGTTTTCTGCTATGCAGTCCGGCGCAGGTAAGGACGTTCTGGAGGAAACCCTGAATGGTCTTGTCGATTACACCCGCCACCATTTTATGACAGAGGAAATCCTGATGGGGAATTATGATTTTCCCGATGTTGATGCCCATAAAATGGAGCATCGGAAATTTGCTGAAGAGGTTGAAGCTTTCCGGCAAGATTTTCAGTCAGGAAATACCGGGATTTCAATTCAGTTAATCTCCTTTTTGCGCGACTGGCTTGATTCTCATATTTGCGAGACCGATTACAAATACGGTGAATATCTGCGTGGGCAGGGAGCGCGCTAG